AAGCCTCTGGAGTCTCTGGCTAAGTTAGGCCAACATGGCAGTGAAGTTCAGTTCTTCCTGCGCCGTACTGGCCCCAGCAGCAGTGACGGACCTAACCCAAAACAGGACAGACCAACTCCCCCTCCCCTGCCCAGGCATCCTGAGCCGGAGCCTTTGAAACGCAGCCAGCCTAAGAAGGCCCTCACCTTCAACTTGGGGCCTTCTACCTCTCCTAGATCCAAAGCCAAACAGTTTAAGAGGTCTCCTCAGGATTCTCCAGAGCAAAGAGCCTCTCCCTCCCCTTCTCCCAGCCCTGTACCCTCTCATGTGccatctccatctccatctccaaCACCACCTATAGGCCCGTCCAAAGAGGAGGTGTTTAGGAAGGTTCTTCAGCAGCAGGAGAGAATGAGGGCTATGGAGGCCCAGCTAGAAGCCCTTGAGAGGGAGTCGCACTCCTGGGATCGTCCCTACCCATCGCCGTGTCCTTCACCTGTTTCTGACACTCGCTTGCAAGAAGAGATGGACACCATGGAGCAAGCGCTGCGGAGGAACCAGGCCGAGCTCGCCCACGAGCAGTTCTGGGAGGAGGAGCTTCAGGCGGAGATGGAGCGAGAGCGAGGAATGAGGAGGAAGGTCGGGGAGCTCCACGCCAAGCTAGACGACTGCGGACGGCGGCTCCACGAGTTCTCCGTGCGCTCTGTTCAGCTGGAGCAAGAGATCCAGCGGGAGAGCCAGGCGGAAGGGAAAGCCACCGGGCCGGAGGAATCCCTCGATGTCCTGAAGGCAGAAATCCAGAGCCGGGGGAATCAAGGGACAGAACTGGAGGGGAGGCTATCTGAGACTGAGAAGGCTCTGGGGAAGGCAGAGTCTCTGATGCAGGTAAGGAGAGAGGTGACGGTTCTTGAGAAAGGGCTTTAAATCCAATCAGCCCGTGTGTAGTCATGTGAGGGGTGTAGCGTAGACCCTCTTCTAGCTTTAGTGTAAAGCTGTATCCCTCTCCTACCTGCATACTGCAACACACAAACAACAGTGCAGAGACACTTGAACACATGATTTATCGTGACAgtttttatatataataaattaTCCTACAAATGACGATGACTGAATGAATGCTGTACACTCATATCCTGCCTTGTATCAAAATGTTTTATTCTCGAAAGGACAAATTACAGTGTAGCCGAACTGGTTTGGCAGGTATTATCTTGTATGCATGTTCTGAACACATGGTTACTAATGGTGTTAATATTACATTGCCAGTATCTATATATTCTTGTACCCTGTGTAAAAAGAGATTAAAGAGGATTGATTTGTAGAACAAAAGCCCCTTTATTGGATCTACTCGGCCTCAATTCATGGTAGTTTTATCGTGTCATGTCTGTTTACTTTTGGTGGTTGTCATAGATGCGACTGAATCAATAAAAGCCTAACCCAGTTAGGAACAAACTCAAGTTTCCTCATAATccacatgaaacaaagactcgGGTGTCCACTTCATGAAGCTCATTCAGATTATAGTGaagaatacttttttttttaattggtgGTATGGTAGATTGGGTTTTGAATGTTCTGCCACAAGGAAATAGAGCACACTGAAACATGTGTAGTGTAGTGTTTCCATATCTTGATTAGCAAAGACCAGCCGGACTGAAATACCTTTGTGTCCCATCCTCAATCCACTGCGCTACAAGTAATAACTGGCTGCAAAACTGATTAAAACATAATGATAATCTTATTTGCAGTCATACTCCTCGGGATGTGTGTGACTCTCGGGGTGAACTCAACAGATTAAGTCCCCAGTTGATGGAACAGAGAGGCATTGTGTCATGATCAATTTGTCAATTACATAGAAAGCATCCTGCTGCAGAACAGAGGTATTAGGCTTTTATTTGTTCATACATACCGGTATTATGTACCGCCATGTCATAACAGCACTGCAATGTTGTTAAATCCGAATGTAACCACAGAGGCATTTAGCCACTTATGCAGTTATTGCCTTGAAGAAATAAGATGAAATGATTTCCTGTAAATGACATGATATTACGGTAAAATAATACAGCATAATTCCATAGTAAGGAGAAGGTGTGCATGTCTGGCGGTGTCAGTCATCAGTGAGCTGATTGGTCCAGGCTGCCAGCCGAGTGTTTAAGTGTTGGTGGTGATGAGCACAGCGTTCCTGTCATTAAGCTAATGGAGGGCAGACCTGCAGGTGTGAACTGCCTCAGCAGGCGGCCTCAGTCCAACATCAATTACTCcttcacacacaagcacacaccgGGGTAAGGGACTATAGCATATTcctgctgctgcttcctgtaCTGGGTGCAGACACATTGATTAAGCACAAATGGAAAGTCGATTAAGAACCAATTGACAGGCCTGCATGCGTGCATCGCAGTTTAATGTGTGGGCACAGAGGTGATGCCACAGTCTTGATTGAGCATCTTTGAGCTCCACTTTGTCAATAATTGGAGCTGATGAATATCTTGGCTCCTGCGGCATCTGGTCGATTATGAAAACTCTGAAATGCAGCAGGCGAAAGAGCATTGTTACGTATCCGTCTATAAGTGTAGGCCTCAGGCGGCTGACATCTGATGGAATCAGAAAATAATGCTTACGGTAATTCTGGGACTTTGATGATTTGTTGGATCTATATTGTATGATGATCGTCTGTTTCAATGACTTGGGACTAGACTTATAGACTCTACTGCCCCCTTATGGTAAAAAAGTAACTTGACACTTACAGGAGAGGTCATGTGACTTAAAGGCAAAATACAGGAGTCCTGCCTTTATGTATTAATACATcctactttttgttttttacAAATAAGACAATATTAagcaacatttaaaacacaaGGAGAGCTAGAACGTACTAGTCATGCAAAACGTACTTATATCTACTGATTGACAGGCCTGTTAAGCTCATTCCATTTCCATATGCTGCGTCCAGTTACAGGCAAACAGGGTGACAGTGTTCACTGGGTCAATACTGAGTGATGTGAGCTCTCAATtgtcctttgttttc
This region of Pseudochaenichthys georgianus chromosome 6, fPseGeo1.2, whole genome shotgun sequence genomic DNA includes:
- the LOC117448319 gene encoding ras association domain-containing protein 7-like isoform X2, with the protein product MELKVWVDGVVRVVCGLSEETSCQDVVIALAQAIGQTGRYVLIQRLRDTERQLLATEKPLESLAKLGQHGSEVQFFLRRTGPSSSDGPNPKQDRPTPPPLPRHPEPEPLKRSQPKKALTFNLGPSTSPRSKAKQFKRSPQDSPEQRASPSPSPSPVPSHVPSPSPSPTPPIGPSKEEVFRKVLQQQERMRAMEAQLEALERESHSWDRPYPSPCPSPVSDTRLQEEMDTMEQALRRNQAELAHEQFWEEELQAEMERERGMRRKVGELHAKLDDCGRRLHEFSVRSVQLEQEIQRESQAEGKATGPEESLDVLKAEIQSRGNQGTELEGRLSETEKALGKAESLMQAKQEELEELNKELRQCNLQQFIQQTGVLPAHAHSRTELQEQLEQLELAHLLHNGYRNGSYDVTQLESPPRPTAKQFLGHPRNLQNPLVSSLNPEGVYV
- the LOC117448319 gene encoding ras association domain-containing protein 7-like isoform X1 translates to MELKVWVDGVVRVVCGLSEETSCQDVVIALAQAIGQTGRYVLIQRLRDTERQLLATEKPLESLAKLGQHGSEVQFFLRRTGPSSSDGPNPKQDRPTPPPLPRHPEPEPLKRSQPKKALTFNLGPSTSPRSKAKQFKRSPQDSPEQRASPSPSPSPVPSHVPSPSPSPTPPIGPSKEEVFRKVLQQQERMRAMEAQLEALERESHSWDRPYPSPCPSPVSDTRLQEEMDTMEQALRRNQAELAHEQFWEEELQAEMERERGMRRKVGELHAKLDDCGRRLHEFSVRSVQLEQEIQRESQAEGKATGPEESLDVLKAEIQSRGNQGTELEGRLSETEKALGKAESLMQAKQEELEELNKELRQCNLQQFIQQTGVLPAHAHSRTELQEQLEQLELAHLLHNGYRNGSYDVTQLESPPRPTAKQFLGHPRNLQNPLVSSLNPEVLTSRESSWR